Genomic segment of Bacteroides stercoris ATCC 43183:
ACCGCAATATCCGTCTTTGCATGGGAAGGTGCGATATATCCCTCGCTCCCTGCCGTAAATCCTTCCGGCGGCAGCTCTTCGCCTATCGGTTCGGAGAGTTTAACCTGTTCGCCATCGGCATTGAGCAATGTATCTTTCAGCGGATTGAAACACAAATCTCCGGCAATGGTCAATGCCATTGTCAGCTCGGGAGAGGCTACAAAGGCATACGTATTCGGATTTCCATCCGCACGCTTGGCAAAGTTCCGGTTGAAAGAAGTCACAATAGAATTCTTACGAGTAGGATCATCGGTCACACGCTTCCATTGTCCGATACAAGGGCCGCAGGCATTTGCCATAATTGTAGCGCCTATTTTTTCAAAAGCGTCAATCATACCGTCACGCTCTGCGGTTGCACGTATGCGTTCCGAACCCGGATTGACAATCAGCGGAGCAGCCGCACGCAACCGCTTCTCTGTTACCTGATGCGCCAAAGACACCGCACGGCTCAAATCCTGGTAGGATGAATTGGTACAGGAACCGATAAGCCCTACCTCCATCTTACAGGAATAGCCGTTCTTCAAAACCTTCTCGGCAAACTCCGAAACAGGCGTGGCGGCATCCGGAGTAAACGGTCCGTTGATATAAGGCTCCAATGTGGAAAGGTCTATGTCGATAATACGGTCATAGTATTTCTCCGGATTGGCAACTACTTCATCATCGGCACGAAGCCCTTCGGCAACGGCAGTAGCCATATCTGCCACTTCCGCACGTCCGGTAGCTTTCAGATAGGCAGCCATACGCTCATCATAAGGGAAAAGAGAAGTCGTAGCTCCCACTTCCGCACCCATGTTGCAAATCGTAGCCTTTCCGGTAGCTGAAAGTGAAGCAGTACCCGGACCGAAATATTCGATAATGGCATTTGTTCCGCCTTTTACAGTCAAAATTCCTGCCAGTTTCAAGATAACATCTTTAGGAGCAGCCCATCCGTTTAATTTTCCAGTGAGGCGCACGCCAATCAAGCGGGGCATCTTCAACTCCCATTCCATACCTGTCATCACATCCACCGCATCAGCACCGCCGACACCGATAGCCACCATTCCCAAACCGCCGGCGTTCGGGGTATGAGAATCGGTACCTACCATCATGCCGCCGGGAAAAGCATAGTTTTCCAACACCACCTGATGGATGATACCTGCCCCGGGTTGCCAGAAACCGATACCGTAACGGGAAGAAACATCCCGAAGAAAATTATACACCTCCTCATTCGTTTTGGTTGCAGTGGCAATATCTTCTTTCGCTCCTTTATAAGCCTGAATCAGATGGTCGCAATGTACGGTCGAAGGAACAGCCACCTCATCACGTCCTGCATTCATAAACTGTAATAATGCCATCTGTGCAGTTGCATCCTGCATAGCCACACGGTCGGGCCGGAAGTTCACATAGTCTTCGCCGCGTTTATAGTCTTTCACATTCTTCTCATCGTACAAATGAGCATACAAGATTTTTTCCGCTAAAGTCAACGGACGTTGCAATATCGTCCGAATGCGTTCTATTTTCCCCTCATAAAGTGTATAAAACGCTTTAAGCATTGCTAAATCATATACCATAACCACTCTTTTTAAAAAATTCAATATTGTAAATATTACAAATTAATACAATAAACAAATCATAATAAGGAAAAGTTTAACAAAATAAAGCATTTCTTCCCCTAAAGGCTGAGATTTATTACCTTTGCAGGTATGAAAGAACAAGATACAAACAGTCCTATTATACACCTCCAACGACAACAGCTTCTGTTGCGTATGGAATATGAATACGAAAAAGAAGAATTCAAGCGACAAACAGAGAACATGGGCGTCGCCCGAAAAGTCAAGCGGGGAGTTTGCTGGTATCCTGCCTCACCGGGTCGAAGTTACTATAACTCGTTGAATCAATTAGTAATAGAAATCACACATACCGAGAACCTCGATATAGAACATAACTTTGAGTTCGGACGCCCTGTCTGTTTCTTCCGTCAATCTACCGACGGTAAAATCACTTACTTCAATTTTACAGCCACCGTCAGTTATGCTGACGAAGCACGCATGGTAGTGATTATGCCCGGTGCCGGAGCTATTATGGATATACAATCCGCAGATAATCTCGGAGTCCAGCTTTATTTCGACGAAACTTCTTACCGCACGATGTTCGAGGCACTGGAAGATGTCCTGCGTGCAAAAGGCAACCGGCTTGCCGAATTGCGGGATATCCTGTTGGGTACGGTCAAAACCGGTTTCCGTGAGCTTTATCCAGTACGCTTCCCCTGGTTGAACTCCACTCAGGAGAGCGCCGTCAATAAAGTGCTATGCGCCCGCGATGTAGCCATTGTACACGGGCCTCCGGGAACAGGCAAAACCACCACGCTTGTAGAAGCCATCTACGAAACCCTGCACCGCGAACCCCAAGTATTGGTATGCGCCCAAAGCAATATGGCTGTCGACTGGATTTCCGAAAAGCTGGTGGACAGAGGCGTGAATGTGCTACGAATCGGCAACCCCACACGCGTCAACGACAAAATGCTCTCTTTCACTTATGAACGCCGTTTCGAAAATCATCCGCTTTATCCCGAATTATGGAGTATCCGTAAAGAACTGAGGCTACTGGGCGGTAAATCCCGCCGCGGCAGTTACGATGAACGCGAAGGGATACGCAACCGTATGAGCCGTCTGCGTGACCGTGCCACCACATTGGAAATACAAATCAATAGTGAGTTGTTCGACAGCGCCCACGTCATAGCCTCCACACTTGTAAGCAGCAATCACCGCCTTTTAAATGGACGCCGTTTCGGCACACTGTTTATCGACGAAGCCGCCCAAGCCCTGGAAGCTGCCTGCTGGATAGCCATCCGTAAAGCAGACCGTGTAGTATTGGCAGGAGACCATTGCCAGCTTCCGCCTACCATCAAATGTTACGAAGCCGCACGTGGCGGGCTGGAACGGACTTTAATGGAAAAAGTCGTAGCCGGCAAGCCGTCTGCCGTATCTTTATTGAAAGTACAATACCGCATGCACGAAGACATCATGCGCTTCTCATCAGACTGGTTCTATGGCGGAGAGCTGGAAGCTGCTCCCGAAATACGTCACCGGGGAATATTGGATTGGGATACTCCCGTTACATGGCTCGACACATCCGAAATGGATTTCAAGGAAGAATTTGTCGGAGAAACCTTCGGGCGTATCAACAAAGAGGAAGCAGGCTTATTGCTGAAAGAGCTGGAAGCGTACATCCAACGGATAGGCGGAAACCGGATTCTCGAAGAACGTATCGACTTCGGACTCATCTCACCTTACAAGGCACAAGTGCAATACTTGCGGGGAAAAATAAAAGGCAGCGCTTCGCTACGTCCCTACCGCAGTCTGATAACAGTCAATACCGTCGACGGATTTCAGGGACAGGAACGTGATGTAATCTTTATCAGTCTGGTACGTGCCAATGAAGAAGGACAGATCGGCTTTCTGAACGATTTACGCAGAATGAATGTGGCGATAACAAGGGCACGCATGAAATTGGTTATCCTGGGAGAAGCGGCTACGCTAAGCCACCATGCTTTCTACAAGAAACTGCTTGAATATGTAAGGACAATTAATGATAAGTAATGGAAAAGAGGGTATGTCAAAACTAAAATTCGCTTGCCATTTGTTTCTTTTCAGGCACGGATTACACGGAAAAACACAGGTTTTCTTTAGATCTTCTTCCGTGAAATCCGTGTAATTCCGTGCCTAAAAGGAATCATCAAGCGTATTTTGACACACCCCCTTTTGTCATTCTCCGATTTACACCGGGAATCAGTTGTTTTCCGGACGGAGTTTGCGAACCATTACGGCTGTCTGCCACATTTCGCTTTCACGCAATGCTTTCAGCTCTTCGTTCAGTTTCTCGCGATAGTCGGGTTTGGAATTGCTGTCGATGGAAATCTGGGCTTCGTTACCGGACTTCACGCTCTGATACAGTTTCTGTACAACCGGCTTGATAGCATCGTGGAACGGGCCCATCCAGTCGAGTGCCCCGCGTTGGGCAGTAGTGGAACAGTTGGCATACATCCAGTCCATACCGTTCTTTGCAAACAACGGCATCAATGACTGGGTCAGCTCTTCAACCGTTTCGTTGAACGCTTCCGACGGAGTATGGCCGTTTTCACGCAACACCTCGTACTGAGCCAACAGCAATCCCTGGATAGCACCCATCAAAGAACCGCGTTCACCGGTCAGGTCGGAAGTTGCTTCACGGATGAAAGTAGTTTCAAACAGATAACCGGAACCGATGCCGATACCCAATGCAAGCGTTCTGTCCAAAGCCTTGCCCGTAGCATCCTGATAGATAGCGTAAGAAGAGTTCAAGCCACGGCCTTCGAGGAACATTGTACGCAGTGACGTACCCGAACCTTTGGGGGCAACCATAATAACATCAATATCCGTGGGAGGAACCACACCCGTACGGTCGCTCCAGGTAATAGCGAAACCGTGAGAGAAGTAAAGAGCCTTTCCAGGAGTCAAGAACGGCTTGATAGTAGGCCATACGGACATTACAGCCGCATCCGACAACAGACACATAACGATAGTACCTTTCTGGCAAGCATCCTCGATGCTGAACAACGTCTCGCCCGGAACCCATCCGTCTGCAACCGCTTTCTCATAAGTCTTACCCTGACGCTGGCCTACGATAACGTTGAAGCCATTGTCGCGCAGGTTGCAAGCCTGACCGGGACCCTGTACACCGTAACCGATAACTGCGATTGTCTCATCCTTTAAAATCTCACGTGCCTTTTCCAAAGGAAACTCTTCGCGGGTCATTACATTTTCAATAACACCGCCAAAATTCAATTGTGCCATTTTTTAGTTTTAATTTTTATTTGTGGCTTATGCCAACCGATTGATTAATAAATTATTTCTCTACAAATATCACTTTAGAACGGCAAACCGCTTCGCCGCCATTCTTTCTTACTTCTATATCATACGTGCCGTTTCCTACATAGTCCTTATAAAAGGTAAGCTCGTCACCGTAATAGCTCTCCGCCACATATGCCATTTCGAAACGGCGGATGCGGCTCTCCTTATACAACTCTATCGGAAACAAATCAAGAATATGCTCGATATAGCGAATGCTGTTCACATGTCCGTTAATATCAATATCGCTATATTTGGCATTCAGGGAAGAAGCCGGTTCCGTAGAAGTCACTTTTATACGCGATGGCTTCTCGATGGGGCAAGGCTCGTCGCACACATAATCCACGATACTGCCGCCATGCAAAGCCAGCAGGTCGGCGGGTTTACGGGTATTGAGGCTAATCATCGCCCATACGGAACGGGCATACCCTATCTTCTTTCCGTCTTTGTCGATAATGGCAAAGTTACGGTCGGTGAAGAGACGGTACACGTTTTCCACCCACGTCCGGATAGAAAAATCCTCGTATTGATACGGCATTTCATCCAACTCGACAGCCAGGCGGGAAAGCACCCACGTATAATTGTCCTCATTCAAGGTAGCAATACCGAAACCGCGTTCCGTGGCATGAAACCCTGCACAGTTCAGCAGATGGTTGCCAAGCACACCCATTGTCAGGCGGCCGGTAAAGTCCACATGGAACGGTTCGGCTACAAATTTATAAGTTCCTATCTTATTATTCTCACTCATAGTCCTTCTTGTTCTTTACTCCGGCGGTATTTTGCTTCACGGTCCGCCAGATATTCGTTTACGCGTTCAAAACAGCTTGTCGTGATGGCCACGCGGCCGGAACGTACAAATTGGAGTACGCACTCCAAAGCACTCAGCTCTTCATAGAGGTTGGTTATCTCCTCGCTCATGCCGTTCTTTTCTACAATGGAGAACACGGAATTCACCTCCACGATACGCGCGTTGTATTTACGGATGATTTTGGACACTTCCGGTTTCTCTTCCAGTATGGGGGTCGTTATCTTATACAGCGCAATCTCATGCTGGTAGATTTCATCGTCCGTGAAATAGTGCGCCTGCAGCACATCTATTTTTTTGGTGATTTGCTTCGTCACCTTTTCGATAGTATCCTTATCCGTCCAGGCTGTAATGGTATATTTATGTACCCCCTTGATAGAGGATGCCGAAACGTTCAAACTCTCGATATTGATTTGCCGGCGGGTAAATACAGCCGTTACCTGATTCAGCAAACCTGCAAAGTTTTCCGAATGAACGATGATTGTATATAATGTCTTGTCCACGTTGGTTTAATTATAATTCATAATTCTCTAACATTCCAGCAACATCTGGTTCACCGAGCCGCCCGGCGGTGTCATCGGCATCACATTTCCTTCCTCCTCTACGCAAGCTTCCAGCAGGAACGGGCCGTCTGTTGCAATCATCTCACCGATGGCTTTCGCCAATTCCTCGCGGGTAAATACCCGACGTGCCGGAATTTCGTAGGCGGAAGCAATCTTCATATAGTCGGGATTCATCATCGGAGTGAACGAATAGCGGCGGTTGAAGAACATGGCCTGCCATTGACGAACATTACCGAGGAAGTTATTGTTCAGCAAAATCATCTTGACGGGCGCTTTCTGTTCCATTACCGTACCCAGCTCCTGCAGGTTCATCTGCAAACCGCCGTCACCCATAAAGACGCAAACCGTGCGGTCGGGGCGACCGAAAGTAGCGCCGATAGCGGCAGGAAGACCGAATCCCATTGTGCCCAAGCCGCCGGAAGTGACGATGCTGCGTTCCTTGCTATACTTAAAGTAACGGGCGGACATCATCTGGTTCTGACCTACATCCGTCACCAAAACAGCCTCATTGTCCGTAGCCTCGCTGACGGCACGCACCACTTCGCCCATACTCAACTTATCTCCTGCCGGATGCAGTTCGGGACGGATAACCTTCTCCTCTTCCATCTGCTCGTAGGGCAGGAAGCTGTCCAGCCACTCTTTATGTCCGGCAGGTTTCAGCAATTCGGTTACTGCGGCAAGAGTCTCCTTACAGTTGCCCAATACGGCTACATCCGTCTTTACGTTCTTGTCTATCTCCGCCGGGTCGATGTCGAAGTGGATTATTTTTGCCTGCGACGCATACGTAGCCAGTTTGCCCGTAACACGGTCGTCAAAGCGCATACCCACTGCAATCAGCACATCGCATTTATTGGTATTGATATTCGGTCCCAGATTGCCGTGCATGCCCAGCATGCCTTTGTTCAGAGGATGAGCCGTGGGCAATGCGGAAAGCCCCAGCAGCGTACATCCCGCAGGCATATCCGCCTTTTCGATGAAAGCACGCAATTCGTTCTGCGCATTGCCGAGTTCCACGCCCTGCCCCACCAATACCAACGGACGCTCCGCCGCATTTATCAGTTCGGCGGCTTGTTGTATGGCTTCCGGTTCCATTTCGGGCACAGGCAGATAACTGCGTACATAATCCACTTCGACAGGCGTGTATTCCGTCTTATCCACCTGGGCATTCTTGGCAAAATCCAGCACCACCGGACCGGGACGTCCGCTCCGTGCGATATAGAAAGCGCGTGCCACCGCCCATGCCACATCTTCCGCACGGCGAATCTGGTAACTCCACTTCGTGATAGGCTGCGTAATGCCTACCAAATCCACTTCCTGAAAGGCATCCGTTCCGAGAAATCCCGTAGCCACCTGTCCGGCAATGACAACAACCGGCGTGCTGTCTATCATGGCATCTGCAATACCTGTAATGGTATTCGTAGCACCCGGACCGCTGGTAACCAGACATACGCCGACCTCGCCCGACACACGTGCAAAGCCTTGTGCGGCATGAGTAGCCCCCTGTTCGTGGCGAACCAGGATGTGATTCAAATTCTTCCGGTGATCGTACAAGGCATCGAATACCGGCATGATGCTGCCACCCGGATAACCGAAAATGGTCTTTACTCCCTGATGCTCCAGAGAGCGCATCAATGCTTCTGCGCCTGTTATTAAGTTTTCCATATCTATTTATTATTGTTTTTCGGGTACGGAATTCCCAATTATTCTATCAGTCTCACAGCCCCTTTATCAGCCGAGCTTACCATACTTGCATACGCTTTCAATGCTTTCGACACCTGGCGGTCGCGGGTTACCGGCGTCATGGGACGGGCAGCCAGCTCCTCATCCGTCAGTTTCACATTGATAGAGCGGTTCGGTATATCTATTTCGATGATGTCACCGTCCTGAATCTTACCGATATTGCCTCCGGCAGCAGCTTCGGGAGAGATATGTCCGATGCTCAGTCCGGAAGTGCCGCCACTGAAGCGTCCGTCGGTAATCAGCGCACACTCCTTGCCCAAATGACGGGATTTGATATACGAAGTGGGATAAAGCATTTCCTGCATGCCCGGACCGCCTTTCGGACCCTCGTGGGTAATGACAACGACATCGCCGCTGACAACCTTTCCACCCAGAATACCGTCGCACGCTGCTTCCTGCGAATCGAATACTTTGGCAGGACCGGTAAACTTCCAGATGCTTTCATCCACTCCCGCCGTTTTTACCACGCAGCCGTCCTGCGCTATATTTCCTTTCAGTACAGCCAGTCCGCCGTCCTTGCTGTAAGCATGCTGCAGGTCGCGGATACAACCTTCGGCACGGTCGGTGTCCAATTCCTTATAATAAGTATCCTGCGAACCGAGTGCCAGATTAAACTTTCCGGCAGCGGCACTGGAATATTTCCTGACCGCCTCCTCACAGACGTTCGGGCCGGTGATGCAATACCTGTCTATCTCCTCGGCCAGCGTCATTCCGTCTACGCGGCGTACGGCCGTGTCCACCAATCCGCCTTTGGCAAGTTCGCCCATAATGGCAACGATGCCGCCGGCACGGTTTACATCCTGTACATGATATTTTTGGGTATTGGGAGCAACTTTACACAGGCAGGGCGTTTTGCGCGACAGCATATCTATGTCGTCCATCGTGAAGTCCGCTCCGGCTTCATGGGCCACCGCCAGCAGGTGAAGCACCGTATTGGTAGAACCGCCCATTGCAATATCCAGCGTCATCGCATTCAGGAACGCCTCGCGGGTGGCAATGCTGCGGGGGAGCACACTTTCGTCTCCTTCCTCATAATACTTATAAGCGTTTTCAACAATCAGCCTGGCAGCGTCCTTAAACAGTTGCTTGCGGTTTGCATGGGTAGCCACAATCGTACCGTTACCCGGAAGAGCCAGTCCGATAGCTTCGTTCAGGCAGTTCATGGAATTGGCGGTAAACATACCCGAACAGCATCCGCAGGTGGGACAGGCATGCTGTTCAATCTTGGCAACATCCGCATCGCTCACGCTGTTGTCGGCCGACTTAATCATTGCATCAATCAAGTCGAGATGCTGTCCGTTCCACTCCCCGGCTTCCATAGGACCGCCGGAAACGAACACCGTAGGGATGTTCAGCCTCATCGCAGCCATAAGCATACCCGGAGTAATCTTGTCGCAATTGCTGATGCACACCATGGCATCCGCCTTATGCGCATTTACCATATACTCCACGCTGTCGGCTATGATGTCGCGCGAGGGCAACGAGTACAGCATACCGTCATGCCCCATCGCAATGCCGTCGTCAATGGCAATCGTATTGAATTCGGCGGCAAAGCAGCCTTGCTTTTCTATCTCTTCCTTTACAAACTGACCTATCTCGTGCAGATGCACATGTCCCGGCACAAACTGGGTAAAAGAGTTGACTATCGCGATTATGGGCTTTCCCATCTGTTCATTCTTCATGCCGTTGGCCGTCCACAACGCGCGGGCACCTGCCATACGGCGGCCTTGTGTGCTGAACGAACTGCGTAACTGATGTTTCATCTTATCTGTCTCCTTTTATGAAAAAAGCCTTTCTCACCGTAATGAGAAAGGCTTACTATAAATATCTTTACCGTACAAATACATACACAACCTTTCTCACGCTCTTGATGCCACCACCACGACGCGAATAATATGCAGGACTGCCAGGTTTATGGATGTATGCAGGTTCATAACTAAATTATCTTTATTATTCTCTTATCCGTTATTTATGCTGCAAAGGTAAATGCTTTTTTATAATCTCCAAACAAATTGAAGAAAAAAAAGATATAAACATGAATAATCGTAAGGAAACCGTGCTTTAAAATCTTATTTTATCACTTGACGGTTATCCATAAAACGATTCGGATACTTTGCAGAAGTAATGCCAAACACTTACAAAGCACTTAATAATCTGAAAATTACCGGGACGCTTCCTCTCCCGAAGCAAAATATTCGTATCTTTGCGCATTGTCAAAACAGACAATGCAGTATTTACTAATAAAGAAATAACAAATTAATGGAAACAGTAGAAAACAAGTACATCACCTTAGCATATAAGTTGTACACAATCGAAAACGGAGAAAAAGAGTTCACAGAAGAAGCTCCCGCAGAGCACCCGTTCCAATTCATATCGGGACTGGGCCTCACATTGGAATCTTTCGAAAACCAGGTGAAAGACCTGAACAAAGGCGATAAATTCGACTTTACAATCAAAGCCGAAGAGGCTTACGGCGAGTATGACGAGGAGCATGTCATCGACCTCCCCAAAAACATCTTCGAGATAGAAGGCAAGTTCGACAGCGAACGCGTAGTAGAAGGCGCCGTAATCCCCTTGATGACCTCGGAAGGCCAACGTATCAACGGAAGCGTAGTCGAAGTAAAGGACGATGTAGTAGTAATGGACATGAATCACCCCCTGGCAGGCTGCGACCTGAACTTCGTAGGTGAAATCACTGAAAACCGTCCTGCCACCAACGACGAACTGTCGGAAATGGCACGCATGATGAGCGGCGGCGGATGCAGCGGCGGATGCGGTGGCGGATGCAACTGCGGAGACTGTAGCAGCGAATGCTGTAGTTAACGGTTAGTGATTAAGGGTTAGCGATTAGTGGTTAGTGATTAAGAGGTGGTGATTTGGTTTATCAATGGCACATATTCATAATGCTGCGATTAATCGCTAACCATTAATCACTAATCATTCCCCCTTAATCACTAATCGCTAACCCCTAATCACTTACTTGTCATTATTTCCAGGACAACTTTGTCGGTTTCATTCATTCCTTTGGAGCCTATCTTCGTGAGGTTTCGGATACTTTGGTCTACATCTTCATCAATAATTCCTTCAACGGAAGTAACGCAACGGTTTTCCATTGCCATGATGGCGGAGAGGACGGCGGTAGAGACGCCGGTAGTTACTTTCAAGGCGCAACTGGGTTTGGCGCCGTCGCAAATCATTCCGGTAAGGTTGGCAATCATGTTCTGAACGGCAAAGGATACTTGTTCGTAAGTACCGCCCATGAGCCAGGTAATGCCGCAACTGGAGCCGGTGGCGGCTACTACGCAACCGCACAGGGCAGACAGACGTCCCAGACTTTGCTTGATATAAATCACGGTCAGATGGCTGAGCATGAGGGCACGGATCAACTCTTCTTCCGATTTGCCATTCTCCTCGGCATAGACCAGCACGGGCAATGTAGCGGAAATACCCTGGTTTCCACTGCCCGAATTACTCATTACCGGTATCATAGCACCTGCCATACGGGCATCGCATGCACCGGACGTATAAGAAAGGATATGGGAGAATACGCTGTCGCCCAAAATCTTGTGTTCATAATTGCCACGTAACATTCTGCCCAGTCCATGACCGTAGTTCCCGTCGAAAGAACGTTCGGCGGCGGCTTTATTCAAACGGGCGGTTTCAAGGATAAAACGGATTTCGTCCAGCGGGGCATTCATGGCAAAGTCATATACCTTCCGCAAGGTCAGGCCTGCGACTTGCGCCTCCTCTTCTCCGCAACCCGCACTTTGCTTGTTTAAAAGGACATCGCCGTTACGGGCTATATATATAAAGGTGGTATGGCCGCCGGCTATAATGGCAGTGGCTTTATTCCCGCCTGATTTGCAGCACACCTCGATATAAAGCTTTTCCGTGATATTCTTTTTCAGCGATATATCAATGCGTTTTTCGCCGATAAAGCGTTTTCCCTCTTCTACGGCGGCAGGATTGCTGTCTTTCAGCACTTCCAACTGATACTCCGACTTGCCTATCAGCGCTCCCAGGGCTATAGCTATGGGCAGTCCAATCATACCTGTGCCGGGAATGCCCACTCCCATTGCGTTCTTCAGGATATTGGCACTCAACAAGACATCTATTTTCTCCGGCTTTGCACCCAAGGTTTCGGTTGCTTTCGCCACACATAAGGCAACAGCAATGGGTTCCGTACAGCCAATGGCAGGAACTACTTCGCGCTGTACCAAAGCAATTATTTGTTTTCTTTCGGCTTCAGTCATACCATATATATTTTTATTCAATCTTTATACAAAGATATACGGAATAACAAATAAATACCAGAGTTTACCGCACTTTTTTCTTCTTGTATCTGTTATTACAAAATAATAGCGTATTTTTGCAAACTGCTAAACTGTATTTATTTATCAACATTCAAAAAAGAAGGATATGAATTTTAAGAAGTGGACTACTGCTCTCATGCTTGCCTTAGCCGTTTCGTCCTGCATACAAGACGAAGCGCTCAACTCCGAAGCAGCCATTGACGCCTGTACAGGCGCGGATGTACAATTGGCTCACATCAACAGTGACTCTAAAGAAATAAACATATATGTACATAAAGGGGCAAACCTTGCCAAACAGCAACTGCTGTTTACGCTGCCCGACGGTGCTACCATCAAGGCAGACGAACATTCACCGAATGACATCCTTAACAATTACGATTTCAGCAACGAGTCTCACTCCCGCACCTTCACCGTCACTTCCGAAGACGGCGAATGGACCGCTACCTATACCGTAAAAGTAGTACCTGCCGAAATGCCGGAAACATTCCATTTCGAAGACCTGCTCCCCTCTGCCGGTACCGAATACGACATTTTCTACGAATTCGAACCCGGAACTTCAACCAGTGTTTCACGCGTAGCGCAATGGTCCAGCGGCAACCCCGGCTACAAACTTACAGGCATGACAGACAACCGCACCGGCTATCCTACGCAGCAGGTTGCCGACGGCTACCGCGGCAACGGACTGAAACTGACCACTTGCGACACCGGAAGTTTCGGAGCCATGGTGCAAATGTATATTGCCGCCGGAAACCTGTTTATCGGTTCCTTCGACCTGGCAAACGCACTGAAAGATCCTCTGCGTGCCACCAAGTTCGGCATACAGTATTACAAACGCCCCATAGCGTTGAAGGGTTACTTCAAATTCAAGGCAGGAGAAGTTTATACCGATGAAGGCGAAGTACAGAAAGACATGAAAGACCGTTTCGACATTTACGCCATACTGTACGAAGCAAACGAGAACTCCTTTATGCTGGACGGCAGCAACAGCCTGACTTCCGAAAACATTGTAGCCAAAGCCCAAATCAGTGAAGCGGCTGCTGTAGAAACCGACGAATGGACAGCATTCGAGTTACCTTTCGAACCTATGAACGGTAAAGAGATAAACAAGTCGAAACTGCAAAACGGAAAGTACAAATTAAGCATCGTCCTCTCCTCCAGCGTGGAAGGTGCGTACTTCAAAGGGGCAGTCGGCAGCACATTATACGTAGACGAATTAGAACTTATAAGCGAAGAAATCTGATTATAGAATATGAAAAAGCATCATTTTATTTGCACGATAGCCGTACTGCTGGCAA
This window contains:
- the ilvB gene encoding biosynthetic-type acetolactate synthase large subunit, with protein sequence MENLITGAEALMRSLEHQGVKTIFGYPGGSIMPVFDALYDHRKNLNHILVRHEQGATHAAQGFARVSGEVGVCLVTSGPGATNTITGIADAMIDSTPVVVIAGQVATGFLGTDAFQEVDLVGITQPITKWSYQIRRAEDVAWAVARAFYIARSGRPGPVVLDFAKNAQVDKTEYTPVEVDYVRSYLPVPEMEPEAIQQAAELINAAERPLVLVGQGVELGNAQNELRAFIEKADMPAGCTLLGLSALPTAHPLNKGMLGMHGNLGPNINTNKCDVLIAVGMRFDDRVTGKLATYASQAKIIHFDIDPAEIDKNVKTDVAVLGNCKETLAAVTELLKPAGHKEWLDSFLPYEQMEEEKVIRPELHPAGDKLSMGEVVRAVSEATDNEAVLVTDVGQNQMMSARYFKYSKERSIVTSGGLGTMGFGLPAAIGATFGRPDRTVCVFMGDGGLQMNLQELGTVMEQKAPVKMILLNNNFLGNVRQWQAMFFNRRYSFTPMMNPDYMKIASAYEIPARRVFTREELAKAIGEMIATDGPFLLEACVEEEGNVMPMTPPGGSVNQMLLEC
- the ilvD gene encoding dihydroxy-acid dehydratase, with product MKHQLRSSFSTQGRRMAGARALWTANGMKNEQMGKPIIAIVNSFTQFVPGHVHLHEIGQFVKEEIEKQGCFAAEFNTIAIDDGIAMGHDGMLYSLPSRDIIADSVEYMVNAHKADAMVCISNCDKITPGMLMAAMRLNIPTVFVSGGPMEAGEWNGQHLDLIDAMIKSADNSVSDADVAKIEQHACPTCGCCSGMFTANSMNCLNEAIGLALPGNGTIVATHANRKQLFKDAARLIVENAYKYYEEGDESVLPRSIATREAFLNAMTLDIAMGGSTNTVLHLLAVAHEAGADFTMDDIDMLSRKTPCLCKVAPNTQKYHVQDVNRAGGIVAIMGELAKGGLVDTAVRRVDGMTLAEEIDRYCITGPNVCEEAVRKYSSAAAGKFNLALGSQDTYYKELDTDRAEGCIRDLQHAYSKDGGLAVLKGNIAQDGCVVKTAGVDESIWKFTGPAKVFDSQEAACDGILGGKVVSGDVVVITHEGPKGGPGMQEMLYPTSYIKSRHLGKECALITDGRFSGGTSGLSIGHISPEAAAGGNIGKIQDGDIIEIDIPNRSINVKLTDEELAARPMTPVTRDRQVSKALKAYASMVSSADKGAVRLIE
- a CDS encoding peptidylprolyl isomerase; amino-acid sequence: METVENKYITLAYKLYTIENGEKEFTEEAPAEHPFQFISGLGLTLESFENQVKDLNKGDKFDFTIKAEEAYGEYDEEHVIDLPKNIFEIEGKFDSERVVEGAVIPLMTSEGQRINGSVVEVKDDVVVMDMNHPLAGCDLNFVGEITENRPATNDELSEMARMMSGGGCSGGCGGGCNCGDCSSECCS
- a CDS encoding serine dehydratase subunit alpha family protein, giving the protein MTEAERKQIIALVQREVVPAIGCTEPIAVALCVAKATETLGAKPEKIDVLLSANILKNAMGVGIPGTGMIGLPIAIALGALIGKSEYQLEVLKDSNPAAVEEGKRFIGEKRIDISLKKNITEKLYIEVCCKSGGNKATAIIAGGHTTFIYIARNGDVLLNKQSAGCGEEEAQVAGLTLRKVYDFAMNAPLDEIRFILETARLNKAAAERSFDGNYGHGLGRMLRGNYEHKILGDSVFSHILSYTSGACDARMAGAMIPVMSNSGSGNQGISATLPVLVYAEENGKSEEELIRALMLSHLTVIYIKQSLGRLSALCGCVVAATGSSCGITWLMGGTYEQVSFAVQNMIANLTGMICDGAKPSCALKVTTGVSTAVLSAIMAMENRCVTSVEGIIDEDVDQSIRNLTKIGSKGMNETDKVVLEIMTSK
- a CDS encoding PCMD domain-containing protein; translated protein: MNFKKWTTALMLALAVSSCIQDEALNSEAAIDACTGADVQLAHINSDSKEINIYVHKGANLAKQQLLFTLPDGATIKADEHSPNDILNNYDFSNESHSRTFTVTSEDGEWTATYTVKVVPAEMPETFHFEDLLPSAGTEYDIFYEFEPGTSTSVSRVAQWSSGNPGYKLTGMTDNRTGYPTQQVADGYRGNGLKLTTCDTGSFGAMVQMYIAAGNLFIGSFDLANALKDPLRATKFGIQYYKRPIALKGYFKFKAGEVYTDEGEVQKDMKDRFDIYAILYEANENSFMLDGSNSLTSENIVAKAQISEAAAVETDEWTAFELPFEPMNGKEINKSKLQNGKYKLSIVLSSSVEGAYFKGAVGSTLYVDELELISEEI